The Pseudodesulfovibrio senegalensis nucleotide sequence GTCAGGTGTTGGCCGGACTTCTGGCCGTGGCCGGAACCGCGGTGGCGGCCGGACCGGTGCTGGCGGCCGAGGCCGTGAAAAAGGACCAGGAAAAAAAGGGTTTTGACACCCGCAAGCTGTTTCAGGGCCTGGGTACCATCCTGCGCGCTTCGCAGGGGTTGGATTACGAGTCGGAAAAGACCATCGGCGAAAGTCTCGCGCTGGAAGGCTTCAAGCGCTACGGCATGCCCGTGGAAGACGAGCACGTGCAGCGGTTCGTGAACCTGTTGGGCGTTTCGCTGGCGCGCGACTCCATGCGCCCGGACATCCCGTACCGTTTCGTGGTGGTCAAAAACGACGTCAAGAACGCGTTTTCCTGTCCGGGCGGCATCATCTTTCTTTCGTCCGGGCTGTTCACCAGTCTGAAGACCGAGGCGCAACTGGCCTGCGTGCTGGCGCACGAGATCGCGCACGTGGCCCACAAGGACGCCATCAAGTCCATACAGCAGGCCCAGTTCCTCAAGGGCGTGGGCACCATCACCTCGTCCGCCATGGAAGGGGAAAAGGGGCGGCAGTTCCAGGCCATGATCGGCGATCTGCAGACCACGCTGTTTGACACGGGGTTGTCATACAAGATGGAGTATGCCGCTGATCTGGGCGGCATGGATACGGCATATCGCACCGGCTACGGGCCCAACGGCATGATCGAAACCCTGCAAATCCTGCGCAGCGAGGAGAAGGGCGCCATCATGAAGGGATCATGGTATTCCACGCATCCGCCCCTGGCCAAGCGCATTGCCAACTGTCAGGCGCATTTGCGGGACTTTTCCGACTACAAGCAGATGCGCCAGCACACAGGGCGTTTGCAATGGTACCAGAAGCGCGTCTAGGCTGTTGATAAAGGCCTGTTTGCTTCGTTGATGCAAAAAGACCAACCCCTCGCGTACAGGAAGGTACGCGTCGGGTTTGGTCTTTTTTTCGTCTTGCGCTCAAGCTGTTTCTCAATATCCTAGCCGGAAGAAGAGTGAGAAAAAGACCGGGGAGGGGGCTTTGAAAAGCCCCCTCCCCGGACCCCTCCCGCAAATTTTTTGGCGAGCGGCCCGGTCAGCGATGCTGACCGGGCCGCTGTTGTTTGTGCGCCTCGTCATGATATTTTTGTCTTTCAAACCAACCTGTTTTGCATTCGCAGAATGCAAAATCGAACAGGGTCAAGGGACGTGTCCCTTGCGGGTGCAGGGCAGCGCCCTGCTCCTCCCGGAGGAAATTCTTTCCGCTAAGTTTTTATTGCCAATGTGAATGAAAGCATGCAATGAACATGTTCAGTGAACATGTTCAGAGAGAGCGCAGCGCGATGGTGCCAGTAGAAAAGGAGGAGTCATGACCGGAGCGGACAACAGCAAGGGAGTGCGCGAGCAGGGACGGCGCGAAACGCACGCCCGCATATTCGAAGCGGCCCGGGAGGTCTTTCTGGAAAAGGGGTTCGACAAGGGCACCGTGCGAGAAATAGCGGCTCGCGCCGGTGTGGGGCTGGGCAGCGTGAACCTGCATTTCAAGGACAAGACCTCGCTCATGCACGCGGTCTTTTATGATGAGATCGAGCGAAAGTCGTTCGCGGCCCTGGAATCCGTACCGGATGCTCCGTTGGATGCGCAACTCGAATTCCTGCTGGAGCGCGAATATGATTTCTATGGCCATGGAGGTGCGGTTTTCGTTCATGCGGTCAAGGCGTCATTTTTCGTGGGCGGCCGTTGGGGCGAGCGATACGAGGAGCAGGCGGACCGTTATATCCGTGAGCTGGCCAAGTTGTTCGACGCGGCCCGGGAGCGCGGGGAGATTCGCGGTGATGCCGACAGCGAAATAGCGGCCATGTCCTGTTTTTCCCATTACATGTTCGGCATTGTGGTCGGCGTGCAGGTGGAACCGTTCAGCGGAGAGCGGGCCATGCAGGCAGCGTTGCCCATGGTTCGCCAACTGGTGGAAGGCCTTCGGGCCGGTATAGCAAACACGGAGGCGGGGCATGAGTCTTGAGCACATTCGCCGGATCGAAGCTGTCGGACCGTTGCTGCACGGCGCGGATCATGTGGACGTGCGCAGCGCGCAGGGGCCGGTGGGCCACCGGGAACATCTGGCGGCCATGCTGGGCTGGAAGCCGTGGTGGCTGCGCATGTTGTACGGCCTGAGAAGGGGCGTGGCCGCGCTCATGGGGCTGGAACAGGCGGATTTCAACACGCAGGGCTTGCAGTCTGTGCCCATGGAACCGGGCGGTACGGCCGGTCCTTTCGTGGTGGTGGAAGCGGCCGAAGGGCACTACTGGATCGCCAAGGCCGAAGACCGCCATCTGCTCGCCTATCTGGTTTCCGTGTGCGAGCCGCTCGCGAACGGCGATAACCGCATGCACGTGGCCACCATCGTGCACTACCGGCACTGGACCGGGCCGGTTTATTTCAATCTGGTGCGACCGTTTCACCACCTGATCGTCTGGTTGTCCTTGAGAAAATCGGTCAGGCCGGCTTCGTGACATCCTGCTAGGACAGCATGAAACGGCGCATCCCGCCATTGTGTTACGATTATAGATAAACGCTGTTTTTATTTGTGAACAGTGTTTACTTTTCGGGCGAAGTACTGCTAGGGAGTCGCATGGGCAAGCAAGCGAGAAAGGAACAGGAGCGGGAACACAAGCGGCGGCTGATACTGGACGCGGCCAAGGGTCTGTTCATCCGGCAGGGGTTCGACAATGTTTCCATGCGCGGCATAGCCGCAGCTGCAGGGTACAGCCCCGCGGCCATATACCGGTATTTTCCGGGCAAGCGGGCCATTCTTTCGCATTTGCGCAACGAAGGGTTCCGGGAATTTCATGCCGGGCAGCTGGCACAGGAGGGAGCGCAGAAGCCCGAAGAGATGCTGCGGCGCGCCGGGCGCAATTATCTGCGTTTTGCCATGGAGAACCCTGACGATTTTCATCTGATGTTCTGTACTTCGTGCGAGGAAGTGGACCTTGAGGGCGAGCTGGCCGAGGAGTCGATGCAGTCCTATCACCATTTTCGAAACAGAATGGCGCAGGTGGTGCGCAGCGGCTATTTCGGGGACGTGGATGAAGAGGCCGTGGTCTTCGGGCTGTGGTCCGGGGTGCATGGGTTGGCCAGCCTCGCGGTTTCCGGGCGGCTCGGTGTTTTCAGCGACAGCGATCTGGACACCCTTTTGGAAAAAACATTGCGGTTTTTGCGCAGGCCCGGGACAACTTGCGACTGTAAACAAGAAGATAAATCATGAATTTCGGAGATTTGTCATGAGAATGAATACATTGTGGTTGGTTGCGGTTTTGATTGCTGTGCCGCTTGTTGCCGGGTGCGTGGGCGGCGATGATCAGGCCAGTGCAAACCAGCCAGCGGCAGAAAAGGCGCCGGCTGCGCCGGCCAGTGCCAAGGCTCCCGCATCCACCGAGACCTTTGCGGTGCGCAAGGCCGCGCGAAGGGCCATACTGACCGCCTTTACCCGCGCGCGCAGCCGCATGACGCTGGTGAGCGAAGTTTCTGCCCGGGTCGAGGATGTGCAGGCGGATGTGGGCGATACGCTTGGCAAGGATGGCCTGTTTGCCCGGCTGGACAGCACCTTTATTCGTTTGGACCTGGAAAAGAACCGTGCGGATCAGAAACGGCTCAAGAGTGACGTGCGCTTTTACGGGCGCGAGCGTGAACGGTACGGTGATCTGGTCAAGAGTCGGACTGCGGCGCAATCCACGCTGGACAGTCACGAACGGGACCACGCCACGGCCCTGCAACAGCTCAAGGGCCTGCAAATCGAGGAACGGCGGCTGGAAGAGCAGTTGCGGCGCCACACCCTGCGCGGTCCGGAAGGGTGGCAGGTGGTGGAGCGCTACATCGAGCCGGGCGAATGGGTCAACACCGGCGAAAAGGTGGCCGAACTGGGCCGTTACGATGTGCTTTTGGTGCCTTTTGCCCTGAGCAGCACCGAGTATGCCGCGCTCAAGGCTCTGGGCGATACCGTGACACTGAATCTGCCGGACAGCCACGGCACGGTGCAGGCCACGCTGGAGCGGGTTTCCCCGGGTTTTGACCCGGAAACGCGCAAGATCAACGTGGATTTGCAGATATCCTCGGGCGACCTGCCGTTCCGGGGCGGAGTGCGCACCGAACTGGTGCTGAATCTGCCGGATCCGGGCGGTTCGGTGTTGGTGCCGTCCTCGGCTCTGGTCAAGGCCTACGAAGAGTATTTTCTGATGACACCGGATAACGAGCGGGTGCGGGTGGTGCTGCTGGGCAGCGCGCCGGGCGGTTTCGTGCGGGTCACGTCCCCGGACGTGCGCGTGGGCGACCGGTTTTTGAAATTCCCTGAAGCCGCGAGCGCGAAGTAGGCCGGGAGGAACGAGCATATGGAACCCGGCAAGCAACATCTCGGCCCGGTGCGGGGGCTGGTGGACCTGACCCTGCGCCAGAAGGTTTTCGTCAACCTCGTCTTTGTCCTGCTCATGGTGGTGGGCGTTTTTTGCGCGTTTGATTTGCCCGTGGAACGCTACCCGGACGTGCGCATGGGCAAGGTCATCATTTCCGCGTACCTGCCCGGGGCCAGCGCCACCGAGGTGGAGGCGCTGGTCACCCGTGAGATCGAAGATGCGCTTGACGATCTGGAAAACGTGGAGTTCGTGCGGTCGCGCTCCTACCGCGAACGTTCCAGCATCATGGTCAAGTTTCTGGACGATACGGATTACGACAGGTTGTATGACGAACTGCGCTTCAAGGTGTTAACCGTACAAAACGACCTGCCCTCAACCATGGACCCGCCCCAGTTCATGGTGGTGCGCATCAG carries:
- a CDS encoding TetR/AcrR family transcriptional regulator, producing MGKQARKEQEREHKRRLILDAAKGLFIRQGFDNVSMRGIAAAAGYSPAAIYRYFPGKRAILSHLRNEGFREFHAGQLAQEGAQKPEEMLRRAGRNYLRFAMENPDDFHLMFCTSCEEVDLEGELAEESMQSYHHFRNRMAQVVRSGYFGDVDEEAVVFGLWSGVHGLASLAVSGRLGVFSDSDLDTLLEKTLRFLRRPGTTCDCKQEDKS
- a CDS encoding TetR/AcrR family transcriptional regulator; protein product: MTGADNSKGVREQGRRETHARIFEAAREVFLEKGFDKGTVREIAARAGVGLGSVNLHFKDKTSLMHAVFYDEIERKSFAALESVPDAPLDAQLEFLLEREYDFYGHGGAVFVHAVKASFFVGGRWGERYEEQADRYIRELAKLFDAARERGEIRGDADSEIAAMSCFSHYMFGIVVGVQVEPFSGERAMQAALPMVRQLVEGLRAGIANTEAGHES
- a CDS encoding DUF2867 domain-containing protein, with translation MSLEHIRRIEAVGPLLHGADHVDVRSAQGPVGHREHLAAMLGWKPWWLRMLYGLRRGVAALMGLEQADFNTQGLQSVPMEPGGTAGPFVVVEAAEGHYWIAKAEDRHLLAYLVSVCEPLANGDNRMHVATIVHYRHWTGPVYFNLVRPFHHLIVWLSLRKSVRPAS
- a CDS encoding efflux RND transporter periplasmic adaptor subunit; this translates as MRMNTLWLVAVLIAVPLVAGCVGGDDQASANQPAAEKAPAAPASAKAPASTETFAVRKAARRAILTAFTRARSRMTLVSEVSARVEDVQADVGDTLGKDGLFARLDSTFIRLDLEKNRADQKRLKSDVRFYGRERERYGDLVKSRTAAQSTLDSHERDHATALQQLKGLQIEERRLEEQLRRHTLRGPEGWQVVERYIEPGEWVNTGEKVAELGRYDVLLVPFALSSTEYAALKALGDTVTLNLPDSHGTVQATLERVSPGFDPETRKINVDLQISSGDLPFRGGVRTELVLNLPDPGGSVLVPSSALVKAYEEYFLMTPDNERVRVVLLGSAPGGFVRVTSPDVRVGDRFLKFPEAASAK
- a CDS encoding M48 family metalloprotease produces the protein MHSNKSMIVPRSRRQVLAGLLAVAGTAVAAGPVLAAEAVKKDQEKKGFDTRKLFQGLGTILRASQGLDYESEKTIGESLALEGFKRYGMPVEDEHVQRFVNLLGVSLARDSMRPDIPYRFVVVKNDVKNAFSCPGGIIFLSSGLFTSLKTEAQLACVLAHEIAHVAHKDAIKSIQQAQFLKGVGTITSSAMEGEKGRQFQAMIGDLQTTLFDTGLSYKMEYAADLGGMDTAYRTGYGPNGMIETLQILRSEEKGAIMKGSWYSTHPPLAKRIANCQAHLRDFSDYKQMRQHTGRLQWYQKRV